One segment of Aliidongia dinghuensis DNA contains the following:
- a CDS encoding protein-glutamate methylesterase/protein-glutamine glutaminase: protein MVCDDSAVIRGLISRSLEADPEIHVVTTVSNGQMALSALARHSIEVCILDIEMPVMDGLTALPKMIEAQPNLQVVMASTLTRRNAEISMKALAAGAADYLAKPTTSMALNAAADFKAELAAKVKALGAVRRRAAGIAVPHPQGPTAAPAHAPAHSAAAQAPAPIHRPIGAPAAPSPIQTGTPHAGSTHVVSPAARPTGAPGLAPLRPTALAAGRGPLSLRPAPTEVPEIIAIGSSTGGPQALFAVLAALKPGLQQPIVITQHMPATFTTILAEHIERASGIPTHEAAEGMALQGGHIYVAPGEFHMTIEAHGAQKIVKLLKTPPENYCRPSVDPMLRSLIKLYARRIFTVILTGMGQDGLKGSEAVVAAGGAVIAQDEATSVVWGMPGAVATAGLCSAVLPLAEIASYVRKVATRAGA, encoded by the coding sequence ATGGTATGCGACGACAGTGCCGTCATCCGCGGCCTGATCTCGCGCAGCCTCGAGGCCGATCCCGAGATCCACGTCGTCACGACCGTGTCGAACGGGCAGATGGCGCTGAGCGCGCTCGCCCGCCATTCGATCGAGGTCTGCATTCTCGACATCGAGATGCCGGTCATGGACGGGCTGACGGCGCTGCCGAAGATGATCGAGGCGCAGCCCAACCTGCAGGTCGTGATGGCGTCGACGCTGACCCGGCGCAACGCCGAGATCAGCATGAAGGCGCTGGCCGCCGGTGCCGCCGATTACCTGGCGAAGCCGACGACCTCGATGGCGCTCAACGCCGCGGCCGATTTCAAGGCCGAGCTCGCTGCCAAGGTCAAGGCGCTGGGCGCCGTCCGCCGCCGCGCCGCCGGCATCGCCGTGCCGCATCCCCAGGGACCGACGGCCGCGCCGGCGCATGCGCCGGCCCATTCCGCCGCCGCCCAGGCTCCGGCGCCGATCCACCGCCCGATCGGTGCGCCGGCGGCGCCCAGTCCGATCCAGACAGGCACCCCGCACGCAGGTTCGACGCACGTCGTGTCGCCCGCAGCGCGCCCAACGGGCGCGCCCGGCCTGGCACCGCTGCGCCCGACAGCGCTGGCCGCTGGCCGCGGGCCGCTGTCGCTCCGGCCGGCGCCGACGGAAGTCCCCGAGATCATCGCCATCGGCTCCTCGACCGGCGGCCCGCAGGCGCTCTTCGCCGTGCTCGCGGCCCTGAAGCCGGGCCTGCAGCAGCCGATCGTCATCACCCAGCACATGCCGGCGACCTTCACGACGATCCTGGCCGAGCATATCGAGCGGGCGAGCGGTATCCCGACCCATGAAGCGGCCGAGGGCATGGCGCTCCAGGGCGGGCACATCTATGTGGCGCCCGGCGAATTCCATATGACCATCGAGGCGCACGGCGCGCAGAAGATCGTGAAGCTCCTGAAGACGCCGCCGGAAAACTATTGCCGGCCATCGGTCGATCCGATGCTGCGCAGCCTGATCAAACTCTATGCCCGGCGCATTTTCACTGTCATTCTGACGGGCATGGGGCAGGACGGGCTCAAGGGGAGCGAGGCGGTCGTGGCGGCCGGCGGCGCGGTCATCGCGCAGGACGAGGCGACGAGCGTCGTCTGGGGCATGCCTGGCGCCGTGGCGACGGCCGGGCTCTGCAGCGCGGTTCTGCCGCTTGCGGAGATCGCGTCGTACGTCCGGAAGGTCGCGACGAGGGCAGGGGCATGA
- a CDS encoding response regulator translates to MKFCLIVDDSRVVRKVARRILEDLDFEIEEAADGKLALEACIRRMPDVVLLDWNMPVMNGLEFLIELRQAKGGDAPIVVFCTTENDIAHIQAAIGAGANEYIMKPFDSDIIHAKFAQVGLL, encoded by the coding sequence ATGAAGTTTTGTCTGATCGTCGATGATTCCCGAGTTGTAAGAAAGGTCGCGCGGCGCATCCTTGAAGATCTCGATTTCGAGATCGAGGAGGCGGCCGACGGCAAGCTGGCGCTCGAAGCCTGCATACGCCGCATGCCGGACGTGGTGCTGCTCGACTGGAACATGCCGGTGATGAACGGGCTCGAGTTCCTGATCGAGCTGCGCCAGGCCAAGGGGGGCGATGCGCCGATCGTGGTGTTCTGCACCACCGAGAACGATATCGCGCATATCCAGGCGGCGATCGGCGCCGGTGCCAACGAATACATCATGAAGCCGTTCGACAGCGACATCATCCACGCCAAGTTCGCGCAAGTCGGGCTGTTGTGA
- a CDS encoding chemotaxis protein CheW: MSIVPAGTQSRQIQAIGDAQSHDYVSIFIAGQMFGIPVLQVQDVLGPQRITRIPLAPPEVAGSLNLRGRIVTAIDVRTRLKLPKNTESKESMSVVVDQGGEQYSLLVDNVGEVLSLTSETFERNPATLDSAWRDVSNGIHRLDGNLLIILDVARLLDFATSADAA, translated from the coding sequence ATGAGCATCGTTCCCGCCGGTACGCAATCGCGTCAGATCCAGGCCATCGGCGACGCGCAGTCCCACGACTACGTCTCGATCTTCATCGCCGGCCAGATGTTCGGGATCCCCGTCCTGCAGGTGCAGGACGTGCTGGGCCCTCAGCGCATCACCCGCATCCCGCTGGCGCCGCCCGAGGTCGCGGGCTCGCTCAACCTGCGCGGCCGCATCGTGACCGCGATCGACGTGCGCACGCGGCTCAAGCTGCCGAAGAACACCGAGAGCAAGGAGAGCATGAGCGTCGTGGTCGACCAGGGCGGCGAGCAGTACAGCCTGCTGGTCGACAATGTCGGCGAGGTGCTGAGCCTGACGAGCGAGACGTTCGAACGCAATCCCGCGACCCTCGATTCGGCCTGGCGCGACGTGTCGAACGGCATCCATCGGCTCGACGGCAATCTCCTGATCATCCTCGATGTCGCGCGTCTCCTGGACTTTGCGACGAGTGCCGACGCAGCCTAG
- a CDS encoding hybrid sensor histidine kinase/response regulator: MDDLLSEFLTETAEGLATLDLELVRLEQNPNDPALLGNIFRIVHTIKGTCGFLSLPRLETVAHAAENVLGKIRDGQLEVTPVAISLILSSLDRIKMLLATLEATEAEPDGDDADLIAQLNAFAEGQLTEAAAPAAPAAPPAPVAAAVPEPEPEPEVEPAPVAPAPVAVVQAAPPVPVASTAVAKPKPTAVAEHEAPPPAAARAPADTDVKDSAVAASNIRVNVDLLENLMTMVSELVLTRNQLMQILRGQKDSEFGVALQRLSHVTTELQEGVMKTRMQPIGNAWAKLPRLIRDLGIELRKKIDLQMKGAETELDRQVLELIKDPLTHMVRNSADHGIEGPADRLAVGKPETGTVTLNAYHEGGHIIIEIADDGRGLATDKIKAKAIQNGLATEAELAQMSDQQIYQFIFKAGFSTAAAVTSVSGRGVGMDVVRTNIEKIGGTIELKSQPGRGSTFVIKIPLTLAIVSALIVECAGERFAIPQISVVELVRAAPGTETQIERLNGAPVLRLRNRLLPLVGLDQLLKLRQTHDTSAECFIVVAQVGTYSFGIIVDRVFDTEEIVVKPVAPLLRDITMFSGNTILGDGAVIMILDPNGIAAATGEITVGSDNRATTEQAVARGRQIDKTSLLLFKAGDTSPKAVPLALVARLEEIDRKEIEYSNGKPVVQYRGKLMPLVPIDPSLRVSHEGRQPILVFSDKERSMGLLVDEIVDIVEDVLHVELGSEKPGLIGSAVLAGKATDLIDTGYYLMQAYDDWFGSRTEGALDQIARATRVLLVDDSPFFRNLLTPLLTIAGYDVSAVDSADQALDLHEAGEDFDVIISDIEMPGMNGFEFATQVRSDSRWRHVPMVALSSHATPEDLDRGREVGFNDYIAKFDRDALLASLSTTLNLQREVAA, from the coding sequence ATGGACGATCTACTCAGCGAATTCCTGACCGAGACCGCCGAAGGGCTGGCGACGCTTGACCTGGAGTTGGTGCGTCTCGAACAGAATCCGAACGATCCGGCGCTGCTCGGCAACATTTTCCGGATCGTGCATACGATCAAGGGCACCTGCGGCTTCCTCTCGCTGCCGCGGCTCGAGACCGTGGCGCATGCGGCCGAGAACGTGCTCGGCAAGATCCGCGACGGCCAGCTCGAGGTGACGCCGGTCGCGATCAGCCTGATCCTGAGCTCGCTCGACCGGATCAAGATGCTGCTGGCGACGCTCGAGGCGACCGAGGCGGAGCCGGACGGCGACGATGCGGACCTGATCGCCCAGCTGAACGCCTTCGCCGAAGGGCAATTGACCGAGGCTGCGGCCCCCGCGGCACCGGCTGCCCCGCCGGCTCCCGTCGCGGCGGCCGTTCCGGAGCCGGAACCCGAGCCGGAGGTCGAGCCAGCGCCGGTCGCTCCCGCACCAGTCGCAGTGGTCCAGGCCGCGCCGCCGGTGCCGGTCGCGAGCACTGCCGTCGCCAAGCCGAAGCCGACCGCCGTCGCGGAACATGAGGCGCCGCCGCCTGCCGCCGCCCGCGCGCCGGCCGACACCGACGTCAAGGACTCGGCGGTCGCGGCCTCCAACATCCGTGTCAATGTCGATCTGCTCGAGAACCTGATGACGATGGTGAGCGAGCTCGTGCTCACCCGCAATCAGCTGATGCAGATCCTGCGCGGCCAGAAGGATTCCGAATTCGGCGTGGCGCTGCAGCGCTTGAGCCACGTCACGACCGAGCTGCAGGAAGGCGTCATGAAGACGCGCATGCAGCCGATCGGCAATGCCTGGGCCAAGCTGCCGCGCCTCATCCGCGACCTCGGCATCGAACTTCGCAAGAAGATCGACCTGCAGATGAAGGGTGCGGAGACCGAGCTCGACCGCCAGGTGCTCGAGCTCATCAAGGATCCGCTGACCCACATGGTGCGCAACTCGGCGGACCATGGCATCGAAGGCCCGGCCGACCGGCTCGCCGTCGGCAAGCCCGAGACGGGCACGGTCACGCTCAACGCGTACCATGAGGGCGGCCACATCATCATCGAGATCGCCGACGACGGGCGCGGTCTCGCCACCGACAAGATCAAGGCCAAGGCGATCCAGAACGGGCTCGCGACCGAGGCCGAGCTGGCGCAGATGTCCGACCAGCAGATCTACCAGTTCATCTTCAAGGCCGGCTTCTCGACCGCCGCCGCCGTGACGAGCGTCTCGGGCCGTGGCGTCGGCATGGACGTGGTCCGCACCAACATCGAGAAGATCGGCGGCACGATTGAGCTGAAGAGCCAACCGGGCCGCGGCTCGACTTTCGTCATCAAGATTCCGCTCACGCTCGCGATCGTCTCGGCGCTCATCGTCGAATGCGCGGGCGAGCGCTTCGCCATCCCGCAGATCAGCGTGGTCGAGCTGGTGCGCGCCGCGCCCGGCACCGAGACGCAGATCGAGCGCCTGAACGGTGCGCCGGTCTTACGGCTCCGCAACCGGCTTCTGCCACTGGTCGGCCTCGACCAGCTCTTGAAGCTCCGGCAGACCCACGACACGTCGGCCGAATGCTTCATCGTCGTGGCACAGGTCGGCACTTACTCGTTCGGCATCATCGTCGACCGGGTGTTCGATACCGAGGAAATCGTCGTGAAGCCGGTGGCGCCGCTGCTGCGCGACATCACGATGTTCTCGGGCAACACGATCCTGGGCGATGGCGCCGTCATCATGATCCTCGACCCGAACGGCATTGCCGCCGCCACCGGCGAGATCACGGTCGGCAGCGACAACCGGGCGACGACGGAGCAGGCGGTGGCGCGCGGACGGCAGATCGACAAGACGTCGCTGCTTCTGTTCAAGGCCGGCGACACGAGCCCCAAGGCGGTGCCTCTGGCGCTCGTCGCCCGGCTCGAGGAGATCGACCGCAAGGAGATTGAATATTCCAACGGCAAGCCGGTCGTGCAGTACCGCGGCAAGCTCATGCCGCTGGTGCCGATCGATCCGAGCCTCCGGGTCAGCCATGAAGGCCGCCAGCCGATCCTGGTCTTCTCGGACAAGGAACGCTCGATGGGCCTCCTGGTCGACGAGATCGTCGACATCGTCGAGGATGTGCTGCATGTCGAGCTCGGCTCGGAGAAGCCGGGTCTGATCGGCAGCGCGGTCCTGGCCGGCAAGGCGACCGATCTCATCGACACGGGCTACTACCTGATGCAGGCCTACGACGACTGGTTCGGCTCGCGCACCGAGGGCGCGCTCGACCAGATCGCCCGGGCAACGCGCGTGCTCCTGGTCGACGACTCGCCGTTCTTCCGCAACCTGCTGACGCCGCTGCTCACGATCGCGGGCTACGACGTGAGCGCCGTCGACTCGGCCGACCAGGCGCTCGACCTGCACGAGGCGGGCGAGGATTTCGACGTCATCATCAGCGACATCGAGATGCCCGGCATGAACGGGTTCGAGTTCGCGACCCAGGTGCGCAGCGACAGCCGCTGGCGCCATGTGCCGATGGTGGCGCTGTCGTCGCACGCGACGCCGGAGGATCTCGACCGCGGCCGTGAGGTCGGCTTCAACGACTATATCGCGAAGTTCGATCGAGACGCGCTGCTCGCCTCGCTTTCGACCACTCTCAACCTGCAGCGCGAGGTCGCCGCATGA
- a CDS encoding histidine phosphotransferase family protein — protein sequence MSGWQIDLRIAELLAARLCHELVSPVGAINNGVELLADDPEFAADAAALIAQSAGQATRRLQFYRIAYGSTMPIAGDSARKATLDLFEESKITCVWPEPFERDVSSKLICNLFLVAAEALPRGGTLRLGTRPAGGIELVAAGESARLPAHLPDALVGTPAADAIDTRSVQAAFTASLARRAGLLPSIETPASGEIVFALASGN from the coding sequence ATGAGCGGTTGGCAGATCGATCTCAGAATCGCCGAGCTGCTGGCGGCGCGGCTCTGCCACGAGCTGGTGAGCCCGGTCGGCGCCATCAACAACGGCGTCGAACTGCTGGCGGACGACCCCGAGTTCGCGGCCGATGCCGCGGCATTGATCGCGCAGAGCGCCGGCCAGGCGACGCGGCGTCTGCAGTTCTACCGGATCGCCTATGGCTCGACGATGCCGATCGCCGGCGATTCGGCGCGCAAGGCGACGCTCGACCTGTTCGAAGAGAGCAAGATCACGTGCGTCTGGCCGGAGCCGTTCGAGCGGGACGTCTCGAGCAAGCTCATCTGCAACCTGTTCCTGGTTGCAGCCGAGGCCCTGCCGCGCGGCGGCACGCTCCGGCTCGGCACCCGTCCTGCGGGTGGGATCGAGCTGGTGGCGGCGGGCGAGAGCGCGCGCCTGCCGGCCCATCTGCCCGATGCGCTCGTCGGCACGCCCGCCGCAGACGCGATCGACACGCGCAGTGTCCAGGCGGCCTTCACCGCGTCGCTCGCGCGCCGGGCGGGGCTACTACCGTCGATCGAAACGCCGGCGTCCGGCGAGATCGTCTTTGCACTCGCTTCCGGCAACTGA
- a CDS encoding DUF3553 domain-containing protein — protein sequence METNFVPGTWVRLPAEPDWGVGQVQSAIDGRITINFEHAGKRVLIAEAVELDEVDPDTFDRR from the coding sequence ATGGAAACAAATTTCGTACCCGGCACCTGGGTGCGCCTGCCGGCGGAGCCGGACTGGGGCGTGGGCCAGGTCCAATCAGCGATCGACGGGCGGATCACCATCAACTTCGAGCATGCCGGCAAGCGCGTCCTGATCGCAGAGGCGGTCGAGCTCGACGAGGTCGATCCGGATACGTTCGACCGCCGCTAG
- the mobA gene encoding molybdenum cofactor guanylyltransferase MobA yields the protein MRDEERPLAVVLAGGLARRMGGSDKPLLLLGGRPVLDHVLARLRPQVSGLALNANGDPARFSDFGLPVLPDPLPGWPGPLAGILAALDWAAAAGAGHVLTVPGDTPFLPADLVEQLGRSVADGAAAAFATSAGRRHPIVGLWPVAARDALRHGVADAGMRRVDDWARSLDAVPVEFPIGAVDPFFNVNTPEDLRTAESLLGL from the coding sequence ATGCGGGACGAGGAGCGGCCTTTAGCCGTGGTTCTGGCGGGGGGCCTGGCGCGGCGCATGGGCGGTAGCGATAAGCCGCTCCTGTTGCTCGGCGGCCGGCCGGTGCTGGACCACGTGCTTGCCCGGCTGCGCCCGCAGGTGTCGGGCCTGGCGCTCAATGCCAACGGCGATCCGGCGCGGTTCAGCGACTTCGGCCTGCCTGTGCTGCCGGACCCGCTGCCCGGCTGGCCGGGGCCGCTTGCCGGCATCCTGGCGGCGCTCGACTGGGCCGCTGCGGCTGGAGCTGGCCATGTGCTGACCGTTCCAGGCGACACGCCGTTCCTGCCGGCGGATCTCGTCGAGCAGCTCGGCCGGTCCGTCGCGGACGGTGCTGCGGCGGCCTTTGCCACCTCCGCTGGCCGCCGCCATCCGATCGTGGGACTCTGGCCGGTCGCGGCGCGCGACGCGTTGCGCCACGGCGTCGCAGACGCCGGGATGCGGCGGGTCGACGACTGGGCACGGTCGCTCGACGCCGTGCCGGTCGAGTTTCCAATCGGGGCGGTCGATCCGTTCTTCAACGTGAATACGCCCGAGGACCTCAGGACGGCCGAAAGCCTGCTCGGCCTCTAG
- the moaA gene encoding GTP 3',8-cyclase MoaA, translating into MIDPFGRTVSYLRVSVTDRCDFRCVYCMAEDMHFLPKADVLSLEELDRLCNAFIRLGVRKLRLTGGEPLVRRNIMWLIESLGRRIADGALDELTLTTNGSQLAKYAGALKAAGVRRVNVSLDTLDERKFTAITRWGRIGQVMDGIAAAKEAGLKVKINTVALQGVNEDEFDDLIAWCGAEGHDLTFIEVMPMGEIGDEARLDQYLPLSHVRARLDERWTLTESDYRTGGPARYVTVGETGGRLGFITPLTHNFCESCNRVRVTCTGTLYMCLGQEDAADLRAPLRTGESDGPLEDAILAAIRRKPKGHDFVIDRQHHGPAVPRHMSVTGG; encoded by the coding sequence ATGATTGATCCTTTTGGACGAACCGTCAGCTACCTCCGCGTCTCGGTCACGGATCGCTGCGATTTCCGCTGTGTCTATTGCATGGCCGAGGACATGCATTTCCTGCCCAAGGCGGACGTGCTGTCGCTCGAAGAGCTCGACCGGCTGTGCAACGCCTTCATCCGCCTGGGCGTGCGCAAGCTGCGCCTGACCGGCGGCGAGCCGCTGGTCCGGCGCAACATCATGTGGCTGATCGAAAGCCTGGGACGGCGGATCGCCGACGGCGCGCTCGACGAGCTGACGCTCACCACCAACGGCAGCCAGCTCGCGAAATACGCAGGCGCGCTCAAGGCGGCCGGCGTCCGGCGGGTCAACGTCTCGCTCGATACGCTGGACGAGCGGAAGTTCACCGCCATCACCCGCTGGGGCCGGATCGGCCAGGTCATGGACGGCATCGCGGCGGCGAAAGAGGCCGGGCTCAAGGTCAAGATCAACACGGTGGCCTTGCAGGGCGTCAACGAGGACGAGTTCGACGATCTCATCGCCTGGTGCGGCGCCGAGGGCCATGACCTGACATTCATCGAGGTCATGCCGATGGGCGAGATCGGCGACGAGGCGCGGCTCGACCAGTATCTGCCCCTGTCCCATGTCCGGGCGCGCCTCGACGAGCGTTGGACGCTGACCGAGAGCGACTACCGGACCGGCGGCCCCGCCCGCTACGTCACGGTCGGCGAGACCGGCGGGCGCCTCGGCTTCATCACGCCGCTCACCCATAATTTCTGTGAGAGCTGCAACCGCGTGCGCGTGACATGCACGGGCACGCTCTACATGTGCTTGGGGCAAGAGGACGCGGCCGACTTGCGCGCACCGCTCCGCACCGGGGAGAGCGACGGGCCGCTCGAAGACGCGATCCTGGCCGCGATCCGGCGCAAGCCCAAGGGTCACGATTTCGTCATCGATCGCCAGCATCATGGTCCGGCCGTGCCGCGCCACATGAGTGTCACCGGCGGCTGA
- a CDS encoding NAD kinase, producing MSVTESGGAPAPKIAIVASEAEAAQAALADLQRRYPTVPLDEADVIVALGGDGFMLETLHRHLERHLPIFGMHRGSVGFLMNSYSPDHLFERLAKADTERLHPLAMQATTTDGKCHQALAINEVALLRQTRQMAKIRISVDGVRRMDELMCDGVMVATPAGSTAYNLSAHGPIIPFGSGVLALTPISAFRPRRWRGAILPHHVTVTFEMLEPQKRPISAGADFIEVRNVMRVEVRETREVSLSLLFDHEHNLSERVLKEQFES from the coding sequence ATGTCGGTAACCGAGAGCGGCGGCGCGCCCGCGCCCAAGATCGCCATCGTCGCTTCGGAGGCCGAGGCGGCCCAGGCGGCGCTCGCCGATCTCCAGCGTCGCTACCCGACCGTGCCGCTCGACGAGGCCGACGTGATCGTGGCGCTGGGCGGCGACGGTTTCATGCTGGAAACGCTGCACCGCCATCTCGAGCGGCACCTGCCGATCTTCGGCATGCATCGCGGCTCGGTCGGCTTTCTCATGAACAGCTATTCGCCCGACCATCTGTTCGAGCGCCTGGCGAAGGCGGATACGGAGCGGCTGCACCCGCTCGCCATGCAGGCGACGACCACCGACGGCAAGTGCCACCAGGCGCTCGCCATCAACGAGGTGGCACTGCTGCGCCAGACCCGCCAGATGGCGAAGATCCGCATCTCGGTCGACGGGGTCAGGCGCATGGACGAGCTCATGTGCGACGGCGTCATGGTCGCAACCCCGGCCGGCAGCACCGCCTACAACCTGTCGGCCCATGGGCCGATCATCCCGTTCGGCTCGGGCGTGCTGGCACTCACGCCGATCAGCGCCTTCCGCCCGCGGCGCTGGCGCGGCGCCATCTTGCCGCACCATGTCACCGTCACGTTCGAGATGCTGGAGCCGCAGAAGCGGCCGATCAGCGCCGGCGCCGATTTCATCGAGGTGCGCAACGTCATGCGGGTCGAGGTCCGCGAGACCCGGGAGGTCAGCCTCAGCCTACTGTTCGACCACGAGCACAATCTGTCGGAGCGCGTGCTGAAGGAGCAGTTCGAGAGCTGA
- the argE gene encoding acetylornithine deacetylase, producing MAGLSSIEITKTLVGFDTTSRDSNLALIDWVEAYLADLGVRSSRSWDAERRKANLFATIGPEDKPGVVLSGHTDVVPVDGQDWTSDPFELVEKDGKLVGRGASDMKSFLGVVLAKTPDFIRRQPKTPIHLAFTYDEEVGCLGIHTLLADLAKRPVKPRACIVGEPTLMKPVIGHKGKRSVRCHVHGLESHSALAHQGVNAIEAAAELVAYLKGMARRFRDQGPFDPDYSPPYTTVHTGKIQGGTALNIVPKDCVFDFEFRYLPSEDPAALFDEVRRFAVEQLLPEMRAVSAAAGFDFEELSGMAGLEMKSDDEVTRLVMQLSGANGTGKVSFGTEGGAYQEFGIPTIVCGPGSIEQAHKPDEWIAIEQLTAAEHFMDRLLDRASL from the coding sequence ATGGCTGGCCTCAGTAGCATTGAAATCACCAAGACACTCGTCGGTTTCGACACGACGAGCCGGGATTCCAACCTGGCGCTCATCGACTGGGTCGAAGCCTATCTCGCCGACCTGGGCGTCCGGTCCAGCCGGTCGTGGGACGCCGAGCGGCGCAAGGCTAACCTGTTCGCGACCATCGGCCCCGAGGACAAGCCCGGCGTCGTGCTCTCGGGCCATACCGACGTGGTGCCGGTCGACGGCCAGGACTGGACGAGCGACCCGTTCGAGCTCGTCGAGAAGGACGGCAAGCTCGTCGGGCGCGGCGCCTCCGACATGAAGAGCTTCCTGGGCGTCGTGCTGGCCAAGACGCCGGATTTCATCCGCCGCCAGCCGAAGACGCCGATCCATCTGGCCTTCACCTATGACGAGGAGGTGGGCTGCCTCGGCATCCACACCCTCTTGGCCGATCTCGCGAAGCGCCCGGTCAAGCCCCGGGCCTGCATCGTCGGCGAACCCACGCTCATGAAGCCGGTCATCGGCCACAAGGGCAAGCGCTCGGTGCGCTGCCACGTCCACGGGCTCGAGAGCCATTCGGCGCTCGCCCACCAGGGCGTGAACGCGATCGAGGCGGCGGCCGAGCTCGTGGCTTATCTCAAGGGCATGGCCCGTCGCTTCCGCGACCAGGGGCCGTTCGATCCGGACTATTCGCCCCCCTACACGACCGTGCACACCGGCAAGATCCAGGGCGGCACCGCGCTCAACATCGTGCCCAAGGACTGCGTGTTCGACTTCGAGTTCCGCTATCTGCCGAGCGAGGATCCGGCGGCACTGTTCGACGAGGTCCGGCGCTTCGCGGTCGAGCAGCTGCTGCCCGAGATGCGCGCGGTCTCGGCCGCGGCCGGCTTCGATTTCGAGGAACTGTCCGGCATGGCCGGGCTCGAGATGAAGAGCGACGACGAGGTGACGCGCCTCGTCATGCAGCTCTCGGGCGCCAACGGCACCGGCAAGGTCAGCTTCGGCACCGAGGGTGGCGCCTACCAGGAATTCGGCATCCCGACCATCGTCTGCGGCCCCGGCTCGATCGAGCAGGCGCACAAGCCCGACGAATGGATCGCGATCGAGCAGCTGACCGCGGCCGAACACTTCATGGACCGGCTGCTGGATCGCGCCTCACTCTGA
- a CDS encoding aspartate aminotransferase family protein: protein MPTPHLTNEPWDEHLIRYGMPFVPHLITKARGTLIWNQDGKEILDFTSGQMCATLGHSHPRIVEAIRQACDGALHLFSGMLSPPVVALSQRLAQMLPPNLSKSLFLSTGGEANEAAIKAAKLSTGKFEVVGYTGSWHGMTSGAQSVNYVAGRKGYGPMMPGSLALPAPNAYHCPVRHCRNACDGTCLEVGFDMVDAQSTGELAAVIAEPIESSGGVIVPPDGYWQKVKEHCEKRGMLLIFDEAQTAFGRLGRDFAFQHFGVEPDILTLSKTLGGGLPLSATVISEAMEADCHAKGFVHVTSHVSDPLPAQVALAVLDVLAEEDLNARALEMGEYLAAGLRHLQDKHEIVGDIRGFGLLQGVELVKDRETRAPDAATGRAITNRCMELGLSMNIVSVGAMAAVWRIAPPLTVSRDEIDRGIAILDQAISEVLADATRAAAE, encoded by the coding sequence ATGCCGACGCCGCATCTCACCAACGAGCCCTGGGACGAGCATCTGATCCGCTACGGCATGCCTTTCGTGCCGCATCTCATCACCAAGGCGCGCGGGACCCTGATCTGGAACCAGGACGGCAAGGAGATCCTCGATTTCACGTCCGGCCAGATGTGCGCCACCCTTGGCCACAGCCATCCGCGGATCGTCGAGGCGATCCGCCAGGCATGCGACGGCGCGCTGCATCTCTTCAGCGGCATGCTGAGCCCGCCCGTGGTCGCGCTGTCCCAGCGGCTGGCCCAGATGCTGCCGCCCAATCTCTCGAAATCGCTCTTCCTCAGCACCGGCGGCGAGGCCAATGAGGCGGCGATCAAAGCGGCGAAGCTCTCTACCGGCAAATTCGAGGTGGTGGGCTATACCGGCTCCTGGCACGGCATGACCTCGGGTGCGCAGTCGGTCAATTACGTTGCCGGGCGCAAGGGCTATGGCCCGATGATGCCGGGCTCCCTGGCCCTGCCGGCGCCCAATGCCTATCACTGCCCGGTCCGGCATTGCCGGAATGCCTGCGACGGCACGTGCCTCGAGGTGGGCTTCGACATGGTGGACGCGCAGTCGACCGGCGAGCTCGCTGCGGTCATTGCGGAGCCGATCGAAAGCTCGGGCGGCGTGATCGTGCCGCCCGACGGCTACTGGCAGAAGGTGAAGGAGCACTGCGAGAAGCGCGGCATGCTGCTCATCTTCGACGAGGCGCAGACCGCCTTTGGCCGCCTCGGCCGCGATTTCGCCTTCCAGCATTTCGGCGTCGAGCCGGACATTCTCACGCTGTCGAAGACGCTGGGCGGCGGGCTGCCGCTTTCGGCCACCGTCATCTCAGAGGCGATGGAGGCGGACTGCCACGCGAAGGGCTTCGTCCATGTCACGTCCCACGTCTCCGACCCGCTGCCGGCCCAGGTGGCGCTTGCCGTGCTCGACGTGCTGGCGGAGGAGGATCTGAACGCCCGTGCCCTTGAGATGGGCGAATACCTCGCCGCTGGCCTGCGGCATCTCCAGGACAAGCACGAGATCGTCGGCGACATCCGCGGCTTCGGCCTGCTCCAGGGCGTGGAACTCGTCAAGGACCGGGAAACCCGCGCGCCAGATGCTGCGACCGGGCGCGCCATCACCAACCGCTGCATGGAGCTCGGCCTCTCCATGAACATCGTCTCGGTCGGCGCGATGGCGGCTGTCTGGCGCATTGCCCCGCCGTTGACGGTCAGCCGTGATGAGATCGATCGCGGGATCGCCATCCTCGATCAGGCCATCTCCGAAGTTCTGGCGGACGCGACGCGCGCCGCGGCGGAATAG